The Gemmatimonadota bacterium genome includes the window CTATCTCGGCACCAGCCTGCCCGCCAATGACATCATCACGGCCGCTCGGACCCTCGGCGCCCGGGCCGTGGCGATCAGCCTGGTTCTCGAGGTCGCCGGTCCCGAGACAGCCAAAGAGCTCGATCGCCTCGCCAGGGGGTTGCCCCGGGGCACCTCGCTCATCGGCGGCGGGCGAGCGGCCGCCGCCCATGCCCTGCAGTTGCGGCGTCTTGGCGCCCAAGTCTTTCGCGACCTCGTGCCGTTCCGAACCTGGCTCCGTTCGGCCCGATGATCATTGCGTGTTGGTTAACCTCACTGGCCCTGACGATGACCGCCGATACCGCCGGTAGGATGCTCTACGACTTCCGGGCTCCGACCAAAACCCCTCCCTGGCGGATCGTGAACGATGACGTGATGGGCGGCCGTTCCTCGAGCCAGTTCCAACTCGGCGCCGATGGTGGCGCGGTGTTTTCCGGGGTGGTTTCGCTGGAGAACCGGGGCGGCTTTGCCTCGGCGCGCTCGGCGCCGCTCCGAGACAAGCTCGAGGGCTCCGACACCTTCGTGCTCCGGGTCCGCGGCGACGGACGGGGATACCAGTTTACCGTCCAAACCGGGGCGGGTTTCAACGCACCCACGTACCAGCTCGCGTTCATGCCGAGGCGGGGCGAGTGGGGCGAGTACCAACTGGCCTTCGACGACTTCGTGCCGACGTTTCGCGGACGGCGACTGGCCAACCTGCCGCTGCTGACAGCGGAGAAGATCGTCTCGGTCGGGGTTCTGATCGCGGACCAGCGAGCCGGGCCGTTCCAGTTGGAGATCAGCTGGATCAAGGCGGTGACCCGGTGACCCCGGAGGCCATGGCCCTGGC containing:
- a CDS encoding CIA30 family protein, producing MIIACWLTSLALTMTADTAGRMLYDFRAPTKTPPWRIVNDDVMGGRSSSQFQLGADGGAVFSGVVSLENRGGFASARSAPLRDKLEGSDTFVLRVRGDGRGYQFTVQTGAGFNAPTYQLAFMPRRGEWGEYQLAFDDFVPTFRGRRLANLPLLTAEKIVSVGVLIADQRAGPFQLEISWIKAVTR